The following proteins are encoded in a genomic region of Drosophila willistoni isolate 14030-0811.24 chromosome 3R, UCI_dwil_1.1, whole genome shotgun sequence:
- the LOC6650093 gene encoding dual specificity protein kinase splA isoform X5 — MDKAQEQDTSMVMEESKVEEKQQQQEEEKQQQEKEMEDNDNIVMPNKTDEQKKEEIKEQAKQEKVKLKDCEELEPIYENVSSTISMHEVDNEQTTAIIMTTTAAEATATQAATTTTTTTIAAAAATSTRRSHRKSIPNKSNNNNNENNQSTNQTSNINSNNNNNSNQIDNYNTSASLVEDIEPYYQVPKANNATAAAPEPYYDAPKHLRPVPVYENIEIFYTGLELNQTLPPAGLGVGGVMEPPKEKPPPPPTESPPPIDDDQYDSRQSHLRHQQHNLDDELDGGGHSNTDTWSSDNTYETISNGTRRPLAPTNVGGSAGVGVQLSSPPIKRMNSTKRIKKELRNKRSSFLGIETDGDLDDVESYLELTVAPPPDMAQLLQEERRLEKQLYIKAGLCDSSDTGESRDSGVSENHSRQSSEHYTNSSEENDTHSDTTPPPPLPPPPANVGQLNEVIYQNESLLAAQTPLLQTAKGNSAESWTESATAAAAATQSLSEATATANAKMQSIEEKIREQGEVLRVERELLHFSQEELKRQRENLLLRENIARRELQHGAKMLMSNNRRSLQDLHHGLGIGNGMLSAFQPPSAQMQQQKQQHQQQQQQQQPHLPHPQQIYANVPHANQASRDYRKSMSDLNEFSKRLILAPPTPPTKPMRAMHISSTSNINLHGHGHVLESEYAVSSRQRQNGVNYGGSLVKIASNNNNNNNNGYPVPAYHHQSAQNLSNMSRNTLLALSATPKPKYTDGWVQVQQRNSYDTNLANDPAWLSAQQQKRKSMPDYQAAIYNTSNISNINNNHWLLQEAEQRRIDQLNRRSMPSSNGKPLPDSIIQTLTERVQSKGIGERKRFDSNGNYSQINGNPYQHPQQQQQQPQQQQQQQQQKSSNNQDKVLSVSGKKKCSHCGDELGRGAAMIIESLLLFYHINCFKCCVCLVQLGDGLNGTDVRVRNHKLHCQNCYSSDDGIKFSCV, encoded by the exons ATGGATAAAGCACAAGAACAAGATACATCGATGGTAATGGAGGAGTCGAAAGTAGaagagaagcagcagcagcaggaagaggagaaacagcagcaggagAAGGAGATGGAAGACAATGATAATATCGTTATGCCAAATAAAACCGATGAGCAGAAGAAGGAAGAGATCAAGGAGCAGGCCAAGCAGGAGAAGGTGAAACTTAAGGATTGTGAAGAACTTGAACCAATCTATGAGAATGTCAGCTCGACAATATCTATGCATGAAGTAGATAATGAACAGACGACAGCAATTATAATGACAACgacagcagcagaagcaacagcaacacaagcagctacaacgacaacaacaacaacaatagcagcagcagcagcaacatcaacgaGAAGAAGCCACAGAAAAAGCATTCCaaataaaagcaacaacaacaataatgagAATAATCAAAGCACTAATCAAACTAGCAACATCAatagtaacaacaacaacaacagcaatcaAATTGATAACTACAACACATCCGCATCACTGGTTGAAGACATCGAACCATATTACCAAGTACCCAAAGCCAACAATGCGACAGCAGCAGCTCCAGAGCCCTATTACGATGCACCCAAACACTTGCGACCCGTTCCCGTTTACGAGAACATTGAGATCTTCTATACGGGCTTGGAGCTGAACCAGACACTTCCCCCTGCTGGTCTGGGAGTTGGAGGAGTCATGGAGCCACCCAAAGAgaaaccaccaccaccgcccaCTGAGAGTCCACCACCCATAGATGACGATCAATACGATTCTCGTCAATCACATCTTCGTCATCAGCAGCATAATCTGGATGATGAGTTAGATGGTGGCGGTCACAGCAACACAGACACCTGGTCATCGGATAACACCTATGAGACCATTTCGAATGGAACTCGTCGTCCATTGGCGCCAACGAATGTGGGTGGATCTGCCGGAGTGGGGGTGCAGCTTTCGTCGCCGCCAATTAAGCGCATGAATTCAACCAAACGAATCAAAAAGGAGTTGAGAAATAAACGATCCAGTTTCTTGGGCATTGAAACCGATGGCGATCTGGATGATGTGGAAAGCTATCTGGAATTGACAGTGGCCCCACCACCGGACATGGCTCAACTGTTGCAGGAGGAGCGGCGTCTGGAGAAGCAGCTGTATATCAAGGCGGGACTGTGCGACAGTTCGGATACAG GTGAAAGTCGTGATTCGGGTGTCTCGGAGAATCATTCGCGACAAAGTAGCGAACACTATACGAACTCCTCGGAGGAGAATGACACTCATTCGGATACCACACCGCCGCCACCGTTACCGCCTCCACCAGCCAATGTTGGCCAGTTGAACGAGGTGATCTATCAAAATGAATCCTTGTTGGCTGCCCAGACGCCACTCCTGCAGACAGCCAAAGGAAATTCAGCCGAATCGTGGACAGAATCCGCCACTGCAGCGGCAGCGGCCACCCAATCGCTAAGCGAAGCCACAGCCACAGCAAATGCCAAGATGCAGTCCATTGAGGAGAAGATTCGGGAGCAGGGTGAAGTGTTGCGTGTGGAGCGCGAACTGTTGCATTTTTCG CAGGAAGAGCTCAAACGGCAACGGGAAAATCTTCTGTTACGTGAGAATATTGCAAGGAGAGAATTGCAGCATGGAGCCAAAATGCTTATGTCAAATAATCGGCGTTCGCTGCAAGATCTACACCATGGCCTGGGCATAGGCAATGGTATGCTTAGTGCCTTCCAACCGCCATCGGCCCAAATGcagcaacagaagcagcaacaccaacagcagcagcaacagcaacagccgcATCTACCCCATCCCCAACAGATCTATGCGAATGTACCGCATGCGAATCAAGCATCCCGGGATTATCGCAAATCCATGTCGGACTTAAATGAGTTCTCCAAACGGCTTATACTGGCACCACCAACACCGCCAACCAAGCCAATGCGTGCCATGCACAtcagcagcaccagcaacatcAATCTCCATGGTCACGGCCATGTCTTGGAATCGGAATATGCTGTTAGCAGTAGACAGCGACAGAATGGTGTTAACTATGGCGGATCATTGGTGAAGATTGcatccaacaacaacaacaataacaataatggCTATCCAGTGCCAGCATATCATCACCAATCGGCCCAGAATCTAAGCAACATGTCACGCAATACGCTTCTAGCATTAAGTGCCACACCCAAACCCAAATATACCGATGGCTGGGTACAGGTGCAGCAACGTAATAGCTATGACACGAATCTGGCCAATGATCCGGCCTGGTTATCGGCCCAACAACAGAAGCGCAAATCCATGCCAGACTATCAGGCGGCCATCTACAATAcgagcaacatcagcaacattAACAACAATCACTGGCTACTCCAAGAAGCTGAACAGCGACGCATTGATCAGTTGAATCGACGATCTATGCCATCCTCGAATGGCAAACCTCTGCCCGATTCCATAATCCAAACACTAACCGAACGAGTGCAGAGCAAAGGCATTGGGGAACGCAAACG CTTTGATAGCAATGGCAATTATAGCCAAATTAATGGCAATCCCTACCAGCAtccacaacagcaacagcagcagccgcaacaacaacagcagcagcaacagcaaaagtCCAGCAACAATCAGGATAAGGTGCTCAGTGTCAGTGGCAAGAAGAAGTGTTCGCATTGTGGCGACGAATTAG GACGAGGAGCTGCCATGATAATTGAATCCCTTTTGCTGTTCTATCATATCAATTGCTTCAAGTGCTGTGTTTGTCTTGTCCAACTGGGCGATGGACTCAATGGTACCGATGTCCGAGTACGAAATCATAAACTCCATTGCCAAAATTGTTATTCCAGCGATGATGGCATCAAATTTAGCTGCGTCTAA
- the LOC6650093 gene encoding dual specificity protein kinase splA isoform X4 — protein MLTASKSYCKFTISEINEALELALEAIDREVTIKEMDKAQEQDTSMVMEESKVEEKQQQQEEEKQQQEKEMEDNDNIVMPNKTDEQKKEEIKEQAKQEKVKLKDCEELEPIYENVSSTISMHEVDNEQTTAIIMTTTAAEATATQAATTTTTTTIAAAAATSTRRSHRKSIPNKSNNNNNENNQSTNQTSNINSNNNNNSNQIDNYNTSASLVEDIEPYYQVPKANNATAAAPEPYYDAPKHLRPVPVYENIEIFYTGLELNQTLPPAGLGVGGVMEPPKEKPPPPPTESPPPIDDDQYDSRQSHLRHQQHNLDDELDGGGHSNTDTWSSDNTYETISNGTRRPLAPTNVGGSAGVGVQLSSPPIKRMNSTKRIKKELRNKRSSFLGIETDGDLDDVESYLELTVAPPPDMAQLLQEERRLEKQLYIKAGLCDSSDTGESRDSGVSENHSRQSSEHYTNSSEENDTHSDTTPPPPLPPPPANVGQLNEVIYQNESLLAAQTPLLQTAKGNSAESWTESATAAAAATQSLSEATATANAKMQSIEEKIREQGEVLRVERELLHFSQEELKRQRENLLLRENIARRELQHGAKMLMSNNRRSLQDLHHGLGIGNGMLSAFQPPSAQMQQQKQQHQQQQQQQQPHLPHPQQIYANVPHANQASRDYRKSMSDLNEFSKRLILAPPTPPTKPMRAMHISSTSNINLHGHGHVLESEYAVSSRQRQNGVNYGGSLVKIASNNNNNNNNGYPVPAYHHQSAQNLSNMSRNTLLALSATPKPKYTDGWVQVQQRNSYDTNLANDPAWLSAQQQKRKSMPDYQAAIYNTSNISNINNNHWLLQEAEQRRIDQLNRRSMPSSNGKPLPDSIIQTLTERVQSKGIGERKRFDSNGNYSQINGNPYQHPQQQQQQPQQQQQQQQQKSSNNQDKVLSVSGKKKCSHCGDELGRGAAMIIESLLLFYHINCFKCCVCLVQLGDGLNGTDVRVRNHKLHCQNCYSSDDGIKFSCV, from the exons ATGCTTACTGCCAGCAAAAGCTATTGCAAGTTTACAATTTCCGAG atCAACGAAGCTCTTGAATTGGCGCTGGAAGCAATTGATAGAGAGGTGACCATCAAAGAAATGGATAAAGCACAAGAACAAGATACATCGATGGTAATGGAGGAGTCGAAAGTAGaagagaagcagcagcagcaggaagaggagaaacagcagcaggagAAGGAGATGGAAGACAATGATAATATCGTTATGCCAAATAAAACCGATGAGCAGAAGAAGGAAGAGATCAAGGAGCAGGCCAAGCAGGAGAAGGTGAAACTTAAGGATTGTGAAGAACTTGAACCAATCTATGAGAATGTCAGCTCGACAATATCTATGCATGAAGTAGATAATGAACAGACGACAGCAATTATAATGACAACgacagcagcagaagcaacagcaacacaagcagctacaacgacaacaacaacaacaatagcagcagcagcagcaacatcaacgaGAAGAAGCCACAGAAAAAGCATTCCaaataaaagcaacaacaacaataatgagAATAATCAAAGCACTAATCAAACTAGCAACATCAatagtaacaacaacaacaacagcaatcaAATTGATAACTACAACACATCCGCATCACTGGTTGAAGACATCGAACCATATTACCAAGTACCCAAAGCCAACAATGCGACAGCAGCAGCTCCAGAGCCCTATTACGATGCACCCAAACACTTGCGACCCGTTCCCGTTTACGAGAACATTGAGATCTTCTATACGGGCTTGGAGCTGAACCAGACACTTCCCCCTGCTGGTCTGGGAGTTGGAGGAGTCATGGAGCCACCCAAAGAgaaaccaccaccaccgcccaCTGAGAGTCCACCACCCATAGATGACGATCAATACGATTCTCGTCAATCACATCTTCGTCATCAGCAGCATAATCTGGATGATGAGTTAGATGGTGGCGGTCACAGCAACACAGACACCTGGTCATCGGATAACACCTATGAGACCATTTCGAATGGAACTCGTCGTCCATTGGCGCCAACGAATGTGGGTGGATCTGCCGGAGTGGGGGTGCAGCTTTCGTCGCCGCCAATTAAGCGCATGAATTCAACCAAACGAATCAAAAAGGAGTTGAGAAATAAACGATCCAGTTTCTTGGGCATTGAAACCGATGGCGATCTGGATGATGTGGAAAGCTATCTGGAATTGACAGTGGCCCCACCACCGGACATGGCTCAACTGTTGCAGGAGGAGCGGCGTCTGGAGAAGCAGCTGTATATCAAGGCGGGACTGTGCGACAGTTCGGATACAG GTGAAAGTCGTGATTCGGGTGTCTCGGAGAATCATTCGCGACAAAGTAGCGAACACTATACGAACTCCTCGGAGGAGAATGACACTCATTCGGATACCACACCGCCGCCACCGTTACCGCCTCCACCAGCCAATGTTGGCCAGTTGAACGAGGTGATCTATCAAAATGAATCCTTGTTGGCTGCCCAGACGCCACTCCTGCAGACAGCCAAAGGAAATTCAGCCGAATCGTGGACAGAATCCGCCACTGCAGCGGCAGCGGCCACCCAATCGCTAAGCGAAGCCACAGCCACAGCAAATGCCAAGATGCAGTCCATTGAGGAGAAGATTCGGGAGCAGGGTGAAGTGTTGCGTGTGGAGCGCGAACTGTTGCATTTTTCG CAGGAAGAGCTCAAACGGCAACGGGAAAATCTTCTGTTACGTGAGAATATTGCAAGGAGAGAATTGCAGCATGGAGCCAAAATGCTTATGTCAAATAATCGGCGTTCGCTGCAAGATCTACACCATGGCCTGGGCATAGGCAATGGTATGCTTAGTGCCTTCCAACCGCCATCGGCCCAAATGcagcaacagaagcagcaacaccaacagcagcagcaacagcaacagccgcATCTACCCCATCCCCAACAGATCTATGCGAATGTACCGCATGCGAATCAAGCATCCCGGGATTATCGCAAATCCATGTCGGACTTAAATGAGTTCTCCAAACGGCTTATACTGGCACCACCAACACCGCCAACCAAGCCAATGCGTGCCATGCACAtcagcagcaccagcaacatcAATCTCCATGGTCACGGCCATGTCTTGGAATCGGAATATGCTGTTAGCAGTAGACAGCGACAGAATGGTGTTAACTATGGCGGATCATTGGTGAAGATTGcatccaacaacaacaacaataacaataatggCTATCCAGTGCCAGCATATCATCACCAATCGGCCCAGAATCTAAGCAACATGTCACGCAATACGCTTCTAGCATTAAGTGCCACACCCAAACCCAAATATACCGATGGCTGGGTACAGGTGCAGCAACGTAATAGCTATGACACGAATCTGGCCAATGATCCGGCCTGGTTATCGGCCCAACAACAGAAGCGCAAATCCATGCCAGACTATCAGGCGGCCATCTACAATAcgagcaacatcagcaacattAACAACAATCACTGGCTACTCCAAGAAGCTGAACAGCGACGCATTGATCAGTTGAATCGACGATCTATGCCATCCTCGAATGGCAAACCTCTGCCCGATTCCATAATCCAAACACTAACCGAACGAGTGCAGAGCAAAGGCATTGGGGAACGCAAACG CTTTGATAGCAATGGCAATTATAGCCAAATTAATGGCAATCCCTACCAGCAtccacaacagcaacagcagcagccgcaacaacaacagcagcagcaacagcaaaagtCCAGCAACAATCAGGATAAGGTGCTCAGTGTCAGTGGCAAGAAGAAGTGTTCGCATTGTGGCGACGAATTAG GACGAGGAGCTGCCATGATAATTGAATCCCTTTTGCTGTTCTATCATATCAATTGCTTCAAGTGCTGTGTTTGTCTTGTCCAACTGGGCGATGGACTCAATGGTACCGATGTCCGAGTACGAAATCATAAACTCCATTGCCAAAATTGTTATTCCAGCGATGATGGCATCAAATTTAGCTGCGTCTAA